In a genomic window of Mageeibacillus indolicus UPII9-5:
- a CDS encoding V-type ATP synthase subunit B: MAKEYQTIEEVAGPLMLVRKVQDVKYYEMGEIELPNGELRRCRVLEINGENALVQLFENSVGINIQDSKVRFLGHGLELPVSEDMLGRVFDGMGHPADGGPELIPEARMDVNGLPLNPTARDYPDEFIQTGVSAIDGLNTLVRGQKLPIFSASGLPHSQLGAQIARQAKVIGDKEQKFAVVFAAMGITFEEADYFIKDFQRTGAIDRTVLFINLADQPAIERIATPRMALTCAEYLAFKKDMHVLVIMTDITYYAEALREVSAARKEVPGRRGYPGYLYTDLATMYERAGRVKGKKGSITMVPILTMPDEDKTHPIPDLTGYITEGQIILSRELYKKGLRPPVDVLPSLSRLKDKGIGEGKTREDHAGTMNQLFAAYSRGKDARELAVILGESSLSEMDRLYARFATEFEEKYVSQGFDTNRSIEETLDLGWKLLGILPRSELKRIKESILDKYYVPADPMKH; encoded by the coding sequence ATGGCAAAAGAATATCAAACAATAGAAGAAGTAGCTGGTCCGTTGATGTTGGTGCGGAAGGTACAAGATGTAAAATACTATGAAATGGGTGAAATCGAACTGCCGAACGGTGAGTTGCGTCGGTGCCGGGTGCTTGAGATAAACGGCGAAAATGCTTTGGTGCAACTGTTTGAGAATTCGGTAGGAATTAACATTCAGGACAGTAAGGTGCGTTTTTTGGGGCACGGCTTGGAACTGCCGGTTTCGGAAGATATGCTGGGCCGGGTTTTTGACGGAATGGGGCATCCGGCCGACGGCGGACCGGAGCTTATTCCGGAAGCTCGCATGGATGTTAACGGTTTGCCGCTGAACCCGACGGCGCGTGACTACCCGGATGAGTTTATTCAAACCGGGGTTTCGGCGATTGATGGGCTGAACACATTGGTGCGTGGTCAGAAGTTACCTATTTTTTCCGCTTCCGGTCTGCCGCATTCGCAGCTGGGCGCACAGATTGCGAGACAGGCGAAAGTTATTGGTGACAAAGAGCAAAAGTTTGCCGTTGTCTTTGCGGCCATGGGTATTACTTTTGAAGAGGCCGACTACTTTATTAAGGACTTTCAGCGTACCGGAGCGATTGATCGTACGGTATTATTCATTAACTTGGCTGACCAACCGGCGATTGAACGCATAGCGACGCCGCGTATGGCACTTACTTGTGCTGAATATCTGGCCTTTAAGAAGGATATGCATGTATTGGTAATTATGACCGACATCACCTACTATGCCGAGGCTTTGCGTGAGGTTTCCGCAGCTCGTAAGGAGGTCCCCGGACGCCGCGGCTATCCCGGTTATCTGTACACCGACTTGGCGACAATGTATGAACGGGCCGGGCGAGTAAAAGGCAAAAAAGGATCAATAACGATGGTGCCGATTTTAACCATGCCGGATGAGGACAAAACTCACCCAATTCCTGATTTGACCGGTTATATTACTGAAGGCCAGATTATTTTGAGCCGAGAACTGTACAAAAAAGGGTTGCGGCCGCCGGTGGATGTTTTGCCATCTCTGTCTCGTCTAAAAGATAAAGGTATCGGTGAGGGCAAGACGCGAGAAGACCATGCGGGGACGATGAATCAGTTATTTGCAGCATATTCACGCGGCAAAGATGCACGTGAGCTGGCGGTTATCCTGGGTGAATCTTCGTTGTCGGAAATGGATCGTCTGTATGCGCGTTTCGCGACTGAATTTGAAGAAAAATATGTTTCACAAGGCTTTGATACTAATCGCAGCATCGAGGAAACGCTAGATTTAGGATGGAAGTTGTTGGGAATCTTACCGCGATCAGAGTTGAAACGGATTAAAGAAAGTATTCTAGATAAATACTATGTTCCGGCTGACCCGATGAAACATTAA